From the Pedobacter cryoconitis genome, one window contains:
- a CDS encoding Dabb family protein: protein MNKNRRKFIGTAAVLVAGTAAATAMPMMPANNEMKNKEEFPVVHHVFFWLKNPASIADRDQLVAGVKTLSAIETVNHLKVGIVASTEKRDVVDNSWAVSELIFFKDLAGQAVYQTHPIHLEFIKNCSHLWEKVIVYDAIDA from the coding sequence ATGAACAAAAACAGAAGAAAATTTATCGGGACAGCTGCTGTTCTTGTCGCAGGAACCGCCGCAGCAACAGCAATGCCAATGATGCCAGCAAATAACGAAATGAAAAACAAAGAAGAATTTCCGGTAGTGCATCATGTTTTCTTCTGGTTGAAAAACCCGGCTTCAATAGCAGACCGTGACCAGCTGGTTGCCGGTGTAAAAACGCTTTCAGCTATAGAAACAGTAAATCACCTTAAAGTAGGTATCGTAGCCAGTACAGAAAAGCGCGATGTAGTAGATAACAGCTGGGCAGTGTCCGAACTGATTTTCTTTAAAGACCTGGCCGGACAAGCGGTTTACCAGACCCATCCGATACACCTGGAATTCATAAAAAATTGCAGTCACTTATGGGAAAAAGTTATTGTTTACGATGCTATAGATGCCTGA
- a CDS encoding efflux RND transporter permease subunit: MLKKFIENPVLSTVISIIIVILGILGLTSLPISQYPDIAPPTVSVTAAYQGANANVVMKSVIIPLEEQINGVEHMTYMTSTASNNGSATITIFFKQGTDPDQAAINVQNRVTKATSLLPEEVIKAGITTSKELSSQAYSFLLYSSNPVYDQKFLDNYLRINIMPQMKRVNGVGSTQIYGMQEYSMRIWLKPGAMANQGLIPDDIVAALKEQNIEAAPGKLGENSNQSVQYTLKYTGRLEEVKQFEDIILRSAKQGGLLRLKDVADIEFGAQDYTTSLITQGKVSSGGAISQTSGANARELIIACENILKEASKDFPPGVTYHPFSNANDFLNASIEKVVSTLIEAFILVFIVVFIFLQDLRSTLIPAIAVPVAIIGTFFFLKLFGFTINLLTLFALVLAIGIVVDDAIVVVEAVHAKLDQGAKSAKKATMHAMSEISGAIISITLIMSAVFLPVTFITGSAGVFYKQFGLTLAVAIVISAVNALTLSPALCAIFLKPHGPEKHTQPTGFLPKFYAGFNTAFEAVTNKYIGGVRFLIRRKWVSIAGIAVFAGIFYFLIKTTPTGFVPNEDSGAIYGDVILPPASTLQRTEEITNLVDSIARSIPEVELSSRLAGMDLINGFGGSYGALFIRLKPWKERKDKNQDVTSIVNQLFAKTGHIKGAKVIFFAAPTLQGFGNNNGFEVQLQDKTGGSYANFSENIGKFMAALNQRPEIMYAATPFNIGFPELEVNVNVAKCKDAGVNVKTVLNTLQGYYGGLYASDFNKFGKQYRVMMQSHPDSRGKEADINKVFVRTDKGIMAPITEFVTLKKTYGPEFINRFNLFTSTTVTGTPKIGYSSGDAIKAINEVAAQTLGRGYSHEFSGLTKEELSSGSQTTLIFALCLIFIYFLLSAQYKSYILPMAVLLSLPIGLAGAFIFAKIFGIDNNIFLQISLIMLIGLLAKNAILIVEFALMHRLSGRSITQSAIYGAKARLRPILMTSFAFIFGLIPLMLATGAGALSNKSIGTAAVGGMLIGTLFGVFVIPVLFILFQALHEKISGVHPPKHAPSPFPEII; encoded by the coding sequence ATGTTAAAGAAATTTATTGAAAACCCGGTATTGTCTACGGTCATATCGATCATTATAGTCATCCTGGGAATATTAGGATTGACCTCCTTACCGATCTCCCAATATCCCGATATTGCCCCGCCCACAGTTTCTGTAACGGCTGCCTATCAGGGTGCCAATGCCAATGTGGTGATGAAAAGCGTCATTATTCCACTAGAAGAACAGATTAACGGGGTAGAGCATATGACTTATATGACCTCTACTGCAAGTAATAACGGAAGTGCTACGATTACGATCTTCTTTAAACAGGGAACAGATCCTGATCAGGCAGCTATTAATGTGCAAAACAGAGTGACTAAAGCAACCAGTTTACTACCTGAAGAGGTAATCAAAGCCGGGATCACAACCAGTAAGGAACTGAGCAGTCAGGCCTATAGTTTTTTACTTTACAGCAGCAACCCTGTCTATGACCAGAAATTCCTGGACAATTACCTGAGGATAAACATCATGCCTCAAATGAAACGGGTAAATGGCGTGGGAAGCACACAAATTTACGGCATGCAGGAATATTCTATGAGAATCTGGTTAAAACCCGGTGCCATGGCGAATCAGGGCTTAATCCCGGATGATATTGTAGCAGCGCTGAAAGAACAAAACATTGAAGCTGCACCCGGTAAATTGGGAGAAAACAGTAATCAGTCTGTTCAGTATACCTTGAAATATACTGGCCGTTTAGAAGAAGTCAAACAGTTTGAAGATATTATCCTTCGCAGTGCTAAACAAGGCGGTTTATTACGCCTTAAAGATGTGGCTGACATAGAATTCGGTGCACAGGATTATACCACTTCGCTGATCACGCAAGGAAAGGTTTCTTCGGGAGGTGCCATCAGCCAGACTTCTGGTGCAAATGCCAGGGAGCTGATTATTGCCTGTGAAAATATCTTAAAGGAGGCTTCGAAAGACTTCCCTCCGGGTGTAACTTATCATCCCTTCTCCAATGCCAATGATTTTCTGAATGCGTCAATTGAAAAAGTAGTCTCCACTTTAATAGAAGCATTTATCCTGGTTTTTATTGTTGTCTTTATTTTCCTTCAGGATTTAAGATCAACTTTAATTCCTGCGATAGCAGTACCGGTAGCGATTATCGGAACATTCTTTTTCCTGAAACTTTTTGGTTTCACGATCAACCTGCTTACTTTATTCGCTTTAGTACTGGCCATTGGAATTGTGGTCGATGATGCGATTGTAGTTGTCGAGGCGGTACATGCGAAACTGGATCAGGGTGCAAAATCAGCCAAAAAGGCTACGATGCATGCGATGAGTGAAATCAGTGGTGCCATCATTTCGATCACCCTGATTATGTCGGCTGTATTCCTTCCTGTAACTTTTATTACAGGCTCTGCGGGAGTTTTTTACAAGCAATTCGGATTAACACTTGCAGTGGCTATTGTGATTTCAGCGGTAAATGCTTTAACACTGAGCCCTGCTTTATGTGCTATATTTCTGAAACCACATGGGCCTGAAAAACATACGCAGCCAACTGGATTCTTACCTAAATTCTATGCTGGCTTTAATACTGCATTTGAAGCGGTGACCAATAAATATATTGGAGGAGTCCGGTTTTTGATCCGTAGAAAATGGGTATCTATAGCTGGAATTGCAGTATTTGCGGGAATCTTTTATTTCCTGATCAAGACTACTCCTACCGGGTTTGTACCGAATGAAGACAGTGGAGCAATTTATGGAGATGTGATCCTCCCTCCTGCCTCAACCTTGCAACGCACAGAAGAAATCACTAATCTGGTAGATAGTATAGCCCGTTCCATTCCTGAAGTAGAACTTTCTTCCAGGTTGGCCGGAATGGACTTGATCAATGGATTTGGTGGTTCGTATGGTGCACTGTTTATCCGCCTGAAACCATGGAAAGAAAGGAAAGATAAAAACCAGGATGTGACTAGTATTGTCAATCAGCTATTTGCAAAAACAGGCCATATTAAAGGTGCTAAAGTCATCTTCTTTGCTGCACCAACCTTACAGGGATTTGGAAACAACAATGGTTTTGAAGTTCAGCTTCAGGACAAAACTGGTGGTAGTTATGCAAATTTCTCAGAAAACATAGGGAAGTTCATGGCTGCGCTGAACCAGCGTCCGGAAATCATGTATGCAGCAACACCATTTAACATTGGCTTCCCTGAATTGGAAGTGAATGTAAATGTAGCTAAATGTAAAGATGCAGGTGTGAATGTAAAGACCGTATTGAATACACTTCAAGGGTATTATGGTGGGTTATATGCTTCAGATTTTAACAAATTTGGTAAGCAATACCGGGTAATGATGCAGTCTCACCCCGATTCCAGAGGTAAAGAGGCAGATATCAATAAGGTATTTGTAAGAACAGATAAAGGAATAATGGCACCTATCACAGAATTCGTGACGCTTAAGAAAACTTATGGCCCTGAATTTATCAACCGCTTTAACTTATTTACTTCTACTACGGTAACCGGAACACCTAAAATAGGTTATAGCTCTGGAGATGCGATCAAGGCAATCAATGAAGTTGCTGCACAGACTTTAGGCCGTGGTTATTCTCATGAATTCTCCGGACTAACTAAGGAAGAACTTTCCAGCGGCAGCCAGACGACCTTAATCTTTGCACTGTGCCTGATCTTTATCTATTTTCTGTTAAGTGCACAGTATAAGAGCTATATCCTGCCAATGGCCGTATTATTGTCTTTACCGATCGGACTAGCAGGGGCATTTATCTTTGCCAAAATATTCGGTATAGACAACAATATCTTCTTGCAGATCAGTCTGATTATGCTGATCGGACTACTGGCCAAAAATGCGATTCTGATTGTTGAATTTGCTTTAATGCACAGATTAAGTGGCAGAAGCATAACCCAGTCAGCAATTTATGGTGCAAAGGCCAGGTTAAGACCTATCTTAATGACCTCTTTTGCTTTCATTTTCGGACTGATCCCATTAATGCTGGCTACTGGCGCAGGTGCATTGAGTAATAAATCAATCGGAACGGCCGCTGTTGGTGGAATGCTGATCGGTACCCTGTTCGGTGTATTTGTAATTCCTGTATTATTTATTCTTTTTCAGGCTCTGCATGAGAAAATATCAGGTGTACACCCGCCTAAGCATGCTCCTTCACCTTTTCCAGAAATCATTTAA
- a CDS encoding endonuclease/exonuclease/phosphatase family protein, with protein sequence MIRKTSITALFLLFLSTQLFAQRLIIGTYNLRNDNKGDIGNLWVQRAPVVANLLRFHQYDVFGIQEGFKNQLDDINNALPEYAHYGRGRDDGKDGGEHSSIFYKKDKFKLLKKGDFWLSETPDQPGLGWDATCCNRICTWIELQDIKTGSKFYYFNAHFDHQGKIARVESSKLIVRKMKEIAGNEPAVFTGDLNGGQDSEWYLTLARSGYLNDTYGQVKYPYVNNPSFNEFGKHLDGFEIIDHVFVTKDFKADRWGILTDSYQGKYPSDHFPILVEVTLK encoded by the coding sequence ATGATTAGAAAAACAAGTATCACAGCCCTTTTCCTTTTATTTTTAAGCACTCAGCTTTTTGCACAACGGCTCATTATCGGAACTTATAATCTGCGTAATGATAACAAAGGTGACATAGGCAATCTATGGGTACAAAGAGCCCCGGTTGTTGCTAACCTGTTACGCTTTCATCAATACGACGTTTTCGGGATTCAGGAAGGTTTTAAAAACCAACTGGACGACATTAACAACGCTTTACCAGAATATGCACATTATGGCCGTGGCCGTGATGATGGAAAAGACGGTGGTGAACACTCTTCTATTTTTTATAAAAAAGATAAATTCAAGCTCTTAAAAAAGGGAGACTTCTGGTTGTCAGAAACTCCTGATCAACCAGGTTTAGGCTGGGATGCCACTTGCTGCAACCGGATTTGTACCTGGATTGAATTACAGGACATAAAAACTGGCAGCAAATTCTACTATTTCAACGCACATTTTGACCACCAGGGAAAAATTGCAAGAGTAGAAAGCAGTAAACTGATCGTCCGTAAAATGAAAGAAATCGCAGGGAATGAACCAGCTGTATTTACAGGCGACTTAAATGGCGGACAAGACAGTGAATGGTATTTGACCTTAGCCAGATCTGGTTATCTGAACGACACTTATGGCCAGGTTAAATATCCTTATGTAAACAATCCCTCTTTCAATGAATTCGGTAAACACCTGGATGGATTTGAAATCATAGACCATGTATTTGTAACCAAAGACTTTAAAGCAGACAGATGGGGTATTTTAACTGATTCTTATCAAGGTAAGTATCCTTCAGACCATTTTCCTATCTTAGTGGAGGTAACACTTAAATAA
- a CDS encoding efflux RND transporter periplasmic adaptor subunit, producing the protein MKTTLIYSCLSACLILSSCGNSKNPQQQENIQEFPVLSIVPQKAGLFAEYPATLQGEQTVEIRSKVDGYIEQVYVSEGTIVTKGQPLFKIDANSFQQEMNNKNAAVLAAVANLETASTQTERTKVLVEKKIVNSFELTSAKNAEQVKKAELNQAKADLSAAKSKLAYTNIVSPINGVVGSLPYKIGSLVSSTSETALTTIANTKQIYAYFSMSQQQLGTFLNQYDGQKVNEKFKHMPQVSLLMQGGEMYSIKGKIETLSGVLNASTGAANFKAVFPNPEARLWSGASATIRIPTQLNHAIMVPKSATFELQGKYFVFKVDQKNIVHHTAIDILEAVTDKDYVVTKGLAAGDQIVTGGLGNLKDGMKIKPNPSTSK; encoded by the coding sequence ATGAAAACAACGCTAATTTACTCCTGCCTTTCAGCTTGCCTGATTTTATCTTCCTGTGGAAATTCTAAAAACCCGCAGCAGCAGGAGAATATACAAGAATTCCCCGTTTTATCTATTGTACCGCAAAAGGCCGGTCTTTTTGCAGAATATCCGGCTACCCTGCAAGGAGAACAAACCGTAGAGATCCGTTCCAAAGTAGATGGTTACATCGAACAGGTTTATGTATCAGAAGGAACAATAGTTACTAAAGGACAACCTTTATTTAAAATAGATGCCAATAGTTTCCAGCAGGAAATGAATAATAAAAATGCAGCAGTACTTGCCGCTGTAGCTAACCTGGAAACTGCCAGCACTCAAACAGAAAGGACAAAAGTACTGGTAGAAAAGAAAATTGTAAACTCCTTTGAACTTACTTCTGCCAAAAATGCAGAGCAGGTAAAAAAAGCAGAGCTTAATCAGGCAAAAGCAGATCTCTCGGCAGCGAAATCCAAACTTGCTTATACCAATATTGTAAGTCCTATTAACGGGGTTGTAGGAAGTTTGCCTTATAAAATAGGCAGCCTGGTGAGCAGTACCTCCGAAACTGCTTTAACCACTATTGCCAACACCAAACAGATCTATGCTTACTTTTCTATGAGTCAGCAGCAGTTAGGCACATTCTTAAATCAATATGATGGCCAGAAAGTCAATGAGAAATTCAAGCATATGCCACAGGTATCTCTATTAATGCAAGGCGGAGAAATGTACAGCATAAAAGGTAAAATTGAAACACTGAGCGGTGTACTGAATGCCTCAACCGGGGCTGCAAATTTTAAAGCAGTATTCCCAAACCCGGAAGCCAGATTATGGAGTGGTGCAAGTGCGACTATCAGAATCCCAACTCAGTTAAACCATGCAATTATGGTACCTAAGTCTGCAACCTTCGAATTGCAGGGCAAATACTTTGTCTTTAAAGTTGACCAGAAAAATATCGTTCACCATACGGCAATTGATATTTTGGAAGCTGTTACGGATAAAGACTACGTGGTTACCAAAGGACTGGCCGCAGGCGACCAGATCGTTACCGGGGGCCTGGGTAATTTAAAAGACGGTATGAAAATTAAACCCAATCCTTCAACCTCGAAATAA
- a CDS encoding DUF2480 family protein: MEEIINKVELSGIITLDLINYKPLKQEYIAFDLVPYLFQGYLLKEKVFRVDMIQINWSQFTGKEIIIHCSNDAIVPYWAYVYITSLLKPFTGCVYFANQQDHTELIWMERVKKIDYSTFNDQKVVLKASTIVPPEVYVCATGYLMEHVQSLMWGEAGSPIMIYKKKKNS; this comes from the coding sequence ATGGAAGAAATTATCAATAAAGTGGAACTGAGCGGTATTATCACGCTGGATCTGATTAATTACAAACCCCTTAAACAAGAATACATAGCTTTTGATCTTGTGCCTTATTTATTCCAGGGATACCTGTTAAAAGAGAAAGTATTCCGGGTAGATATGATCCAGATTAACTGGAGTCAGTTTACCGGAAAAGAGATAATTATTCACTGCTCAAATGATGCGATCGTCCCTTATTGGGCTTATGTATATATCACCTCATTGCTTAAGCCTTTTACCGGTTGCGTCTACTTTGCCAATCAGCAGGATCATACGGAGCTGATCTGGATGGAAAGAGTAAAAAAGATAGACTATAGTACATTCAATGATCAAAAAGTAGTGCTTAAAGCAAGTACGATAGTTCCTCCTGAAGTTTACGTCTGCGCCACAGGCTACCTGATGGAACACGTACAAAGCCTGATGTGGGGAGAAGCCGGTTCTCCGATCATGATTTATAAAAAGAAAAAAAACTCATAA
- a CDS encoding FecR family protein has product MKSSEKKNLYRRFLEKELNAAELDEFFLLVENGEFDLDYLTMMPMVEGQGMEIPVAAEEDRVIASPVKIRPVFKLFIRIGVAASLILISALTYLAHRKAENLKQQTSFTTVIVPVGSVKIITLTDHSVVTLNSGSVFKYPAAFASDNRKVFLIKGKGFFEIAKDKHRPFTVYSAKLSTTALGTSFTVENYKNYQLEKIRLYTGKVEIGSQQKGFTALRLTPGQQYSQVGDAGEKSVFDQAGQLKPFTEDGTLEFDNTSLTTALAQVASYYNITLQFEKQDLKGFAISGKFRNEPVKDVLKTLLFTHHLKFKKIPEGYVIMN; this is encoded by the coding sequence ATGAAGTCGAGCGAGAAAAAGAATCTATACCGTAGGTTTCTTGAAAAGGAATTGAATGCAGCAGAGCTGGATGAGTTTTTCCTGTTAGTAGAAAATGGAGAGTTTGATCTGGACTACCTAACGATGATGCCAATGGTTGAAGGCCAGGGTATGGAAATTCCGGTAGCTGCTGAAGAAGACCGGGTAATTGCTTCACCGGTTAAAATAAGACCTGTATTCAAGCTTTTTATAAGGATTGGCGTTGCAGCATCCTTAATACTTATTTCTGCCTTAACCTATCTGGCCCATCGTAAGGCTGAAAATCTGAAGCAGCAAACTTCGTTTACAACCGTCATTGTTCCTGTAGGATCGGTTAAAATTATTACGCTGACAGATCATTCTGTAGTTACCCTTAATTCCGGTTCTGTGTTTAAATATCCGGCGGCATTTGCTTCAGATAACCGTAAAGTATTCCTGATTAAAGGGAAAGGTTTTTTTGAGATCGCTAAAGATAAGCACAGGCCTTTTACCGTTTATTCGGCAAAACTGTCGACTACGGCTTTAGGGACTTCTTTTACTGTAGAGAATTATAAAAACTATCAGCTGGAAAAAATACGCTTATATACAGGTAAGGTTGAAATAGGTAGTCAGCAAAAAGGCTTTACAGCTTTGAGGCTAACCCCCGGGCAGCAGTATAGCCAGGTTGGTGATGCAGGCGAAAAATCAGTGTTTGATCAGGCAGGTCAGCTTAAACCTTTTACGGAAGATGGTACACTGGAATTTGACAATACAAGTTTGACAACGGCTTTAGCACAAGTAGCTTCTTACTATAATATTACCCTGCAATTCGAAAAGCAAGATTTGAAAGGCTTTGCCATTAGCGGAAAGTTTAGAAATGAGCCTGTTAAAGATGTGCTTAAAACACTTTTATTTACTCACCATTTAAAGTTTAAAAAAATCCCTGAGGGGTATGTTATTATGAATTGA
- a CDS encoding S41 family peptidase has translation MKTCSLLIKTLLLYLFFFSITGCRKPEDKPDYPAGSQESINSWVLDSMKVYYYWNTSLPGKPELNTDPQAFFKGLRNGADRFSALVNPDLPESYPPSLAHTLGFDWITLQTGDGQVQTVISLVVPGSRGAEKGLTRGDLIKTINGTVPSAANIAALTTTSILQQSAELELAGKTGTIKISRLTNSEDPVYTYKAFESGGQTYGYLFLNSFEESALVQLKKAFTYFKQEQVQELIVDLRYNPGGSVPVAATLAALISSNATEGATFVEYRGNSNAGSRKSSFGAELGKVQTVQKVSFSGLSDYRLNLSRVYVLTGSHTASAAELLINSLRPYLTVIQSGQQTLGKDMASFVIKDYRNPQLVPKWEIYPMIFKLYNAAGKGDYSNGLIPDQTADELSALPLKPFGDISDPLIQSCLQKSFAGAGQVKTEAVSEKSKVLFDSRIPVDLKSNLTIVRPN, from the coding sequence ATGAAGACATGCTCTCTGTTGATCAAAACGCTGCTATTATACCTGTTTTTTTTCTCCATCACTGGTTGCCGTAAACCGGAAGACAAACCAGATTATCCTGCCGGCAGCCAGGAAAGTATCAATTCCTGGGTGCTGGACAGTATGAAAGTATATTATTACTGGAATACAAGTTTACCCGGAAAACCTGAGCTGAATACCGATCCTCAGGCTTTTTTTAAAGGGCTGCGAAATGGTGCTGACCGTTTCTCTGCACTGGTAAATCCGGATCTTCCGGAAAGCTACCCGCCATCTTTAGCGCATACTTTAGGATTTGACTGGATTACCTTGCAGACCGGGGACGGGCAGGTGCAAACAGTAATCAGCCTGGTCGTTCCAGGTTCCAGAGGTGCAGAGAAAGGATTGACGCGAGGAGATCTGATTAAAACCATCAATGGAACAGTGCCATCCGCAGCTAATATCGCAGCACTAACCACCACAAGTATTCTACAGCAAAGCGCAGAACTTGAATTGGCTGGGAAAACCGGAACAATTAAAATTTCCAGGTTAACCAATTCCGAAGATCCGGTATACACTTATAAAGCGTTTGAATCTGGTGGTCAAACTTATGGTTACCTGTTTTTAAATTCTTTTGAAGAAAGTGCCTTAGTACAATTAAAAAAGGCTTTTACTTATTTTAAACAGGAGCAAGTTCAGGAATTAATTGTTGACCTCCGTTATAATCCCGGAGGCAGTGTACCTGTCGCGGCTACCTTAGCTGCGCTGATCTCTTCCAATGCTACTGAGGGCGCTACTTTCGTAGAATATCGGGGGAATTCAAATGCAGGTTCAAGAAAAAGTAGTTTTGGCGCAGAACTGGGTAAGGTTCAAACCGTCCAGAAAGTCAGTTTTTCCGGGCTTTCCGATTATCGGCTCAACCTTAGCAGAGTTTATGTATTGACAGGTAGTCATACGGCATCTGCGGCCGAACTGCTGATCAATTCGCTAAGACCTTATCTGACTGTTATTCAATCCGGGCAGCAAACACTAGGTAAGGATATGGCCAGTTTCGTTATTAAGGACTACAGAAATCCGCAGCTTGTTCCGAAATGGGAAATCTATCCCATGATTTTTAAATTATACAACGCTGCCGGAAAAGGGGATTACAGCAATGGGTTAATACCAGATCAAACCGCTGATGAATTGTCAGCACTTCCTTTAAAACCTTTCGGTGATATTTCAGATCCGCTGATCCAGAGTTGTCTTCAGAAAAGTTTTGCTGGTGCCGGTCAGGTCAAAACTGAAGCGGTCAGTGAAAAATCCAAAGTTCTTTTTGATTCCAGGATTCCGGTCGATTTGAAATCAAACCTGACGATCGTCAGACCGAACTAG
- a CDS encoding RNA polymerase sigma factor — protein sequence MTVLTKGIIQDFINGDEYAFTQVYQLYYKDIRAYCFQHTRAAEIADELTSDVFLRLWEARANLDPEREIKPYLFTITKNVTFGWLKRMLSDQKMKNVFRGRYLSAQEEASQHVAITAAMDLALLRKIMGRIPAKRRQTFELCKIDGFTYAEAANMLSVSKETIKEHMSLAKRDLNKLADAADYLYFFLPLLFSLDNLF from the coding sequence ATGACGGTATTAACAAAAGGTATCATTCAGGATTTCATTAATGGTGATGAATATGCTTTTACCCAGGTTTATCAGCTATATTATAAAGATATCAGGGCTTACTGTTTTCAACATACACGTGCTGCTGAAATCGCAGATGAGCTAACCAGCGATGTTTTTTTGCGTCTTTGGGAAGCAAGGGCAAATCTTGATCCGGAACGGGAGATTAAACCTTACCTTTTTACTATCACAAAAAATGTAACTTTTGGCTGGTTAAAGCGCATGCTTTCTGATCAGAAAATGAAGAATGTATTCCGTGGGAGATATTTGTCTGCTCAGGAAGAAGCAAGTCAGCATGTTGCAATTACTGCGGCTATGGATCTTGCTTTGCTCCGTAAAATTATGGGGCGTATTCCCGCTAAGCGCAGGCAGACCTTTGAATTGTGTAAAATTGATGGGTTCACTTATGCTGAGGCGGCTAATATGCTGTCTGTGAGTAAGGAAACTATTAAAGAGCACATGAGTTTAGCGAAGAGAGATCTGAATAAACTTGCGGACGCAGCTGATTACCTTTACTTCTTTTTGCCCCTTCTTTTTTCTCTGGATAATTTATTTTAA
- a CDS encoding helix-turn-helix transcriptional regulator, with translation MMTNRFLMLLKTRGALTASAIAQELGMTKEGARLQLLKYTEEGLIEAANESSGVGRPKQFFSLTASGHAKFPDTHAELTVKLINMIRSTLGDNALQSVMDASEQTGRDKYMLELEPIDELEERIAKLTEIRSREGYMAEYSKDEDGYLFIENHCPICAAATSCRGFCSGELNVFRFVLGEKVDINRLDHIVSGDRRCSYRIALK, from the coding sequence ATGATGACAAACAGATTCCTGATGCTGCTTAAAACCCGTGGTGCCTTAACTGCTTCCGCAATTGCGCAAGAACTTGGCATGACAAAGGAAGGCGCGAGGTTACAATTATTAAAATATACAGAGGAAGGGTTAATTGAAGCTGCGAACGAATCCAGCGGGGTAGGCAGGCCTAAACAATTCTTTAGTTTAACAGCTTCCGGGCATGCTAAATTTCCTGATACTCATGCTGAACTTACTGTAAAACTGATTAATATGATCAGAAGTACTTTAGGGGACAATGCGCTGCAAAGTGTAATGGATGCCAGTGAGCAGACAGGCAGAGATAAATACATGCTGGAATTGGAGCCTATTGATGAGCTGGAAGAAAGGATTGCAAAACTAACAGAGATCAGAAGCAGAGAGGGCTATATGGCAGAGTACAGTAAGGATGAGGATGGCTATTTATTCATTGAAAATCATTGTCCTATCTGTGCAGCTGCAACTTCCTGCCGGGGATTTTGCTCTGGAGAACTGAATGTATTCAGATTTGTATTGGGAGAAAAAGTGGATATTAACCGGTTAGACCATATCGTTTCCGGAGACAGGAGATGTTCTTACCGGATTGCGCTTAAATAG